The proteins below are encoded in one region of Bremerella sp. P1:
- a CDS encoding DUF1553 domain-containing protein — MWDFGAEEETPLIAHGGVHRDVPGPRPPSYPDFDADNTAVKFDGRGAYFSYDDPGHLSPFDFTNGDSITIEAWVNARDLKDGENLYIMGKGRTGNPEFAPDNQNWALRLRGEKGTACASFLFATPGKGLKSHWHRWTTHDGFIPRTGWHHVAVIYEFGKPESVQGWIDGKQLPGAWDMGGPTTVPPFVDDDSVWIGSALNGSASNSFRGYLDAVALHRVALDGETLKKRFHRVGEAPKPEPVPESMPKLGELPADRVTVTFHEGMPSHTRWLDFDEDYPAEADRWETTEFLTPRLPLRYDNWGIRDSWNAPVLVRMAADVALPEGEQTFLLRARGLSRLWVDGKLVAKTGALQGSPSGEEPITPVADPPLPGHRIKQHRLHEEKGTFQTSNKGTHRVVVETMAGGKKFRAEPGEFTVAILSQDGKQYHVLGPVGSPDAPLPLTDEAFEGALERIESSLASHDDHNRRKATKSRDTFWEKRHRLAKQWAEGNPGPAIPSSASATNPIDAFIASRIEQAKAAVKGTSPDEAKQFHSEVLPILRSECFRCHSEKDSGGLQLNSREMAVGGGYSGPAIVPGDASASEMMIRIRHEDADMRMPPTGKPLSSEQMKTLETWINEGAKWPELPLSAEETELSPVVGDAKFIRRAYLDTVGVIPTEEEVRAFLSDNSSDKRAKLIDRLLEDPRWADHWVSYWQDVLAENPTLINATLNASGPFRWFLHDALRDDKSLDRMVTELMMMRGSPEDGGSAGFAKAAQNDSPFAAKGHVVANAFLGIELQCARCHDSPYHSTTQEDLYSIAAMFARKPLSVPKSSSVPVAFFESQDREPLIEVTLKPGQAVQPQWPFSDETGIEDGESLAAYLEDEKDSRERLTALVTAPENERFAEVSVNRIWRRLIGAGIVEPPHDWEGAKPSHPKLLKWLARDFVASGYSVKHTTRLIMNSSLYQREATGNQQDADPTRRLFNAPQRRRMTAEQIVDSFYEGAGKEINVEMLTLDPDGRRPASNRNNLGCVERAWMLASISNERDRPSLTLPRVSVIDDVMVAFGWSAERQIPRTDRETDPNVLQPAVIANGTMTVWLTRASHESPLADLAVEAKSPEQLVDSVFLRFLSRMPSEQERALFADVLRDGFDKRLVPKDQIKEPVPLERLPQVTWSNHLRSDANTIQQEHARRARVGPPADPRLQPQWREVYEDMVWSVVNLREFVWMP, encoded by the coding sequence ATGTGGGACTTCGGTGCGGAAGAAGAAACACCGCTCATCGCTCACGGGGGTGTCCACCGTGACGTCCCTGGACCACGTCCGCCTTCGTATCCCGATTTTGATGCAGACAATACGGCGGTGAAGTTTGATGGTCGGGGTGCCTACTTCTCGTACGACGACCCGGGCCATCTCAGTCCGTTTGACTTTACCAACGGCGATTCCATCACGATCGAAGCCTGGGTGAATGCACGCGATCTAAAAGACGGTGAGAACCTATACATCATGGGTAAAGGCCGTACCGGCAACCCGGAGTTCGCCCCTGACAACCAAAACTGGGCTCTGCGACTTCGAGGAGAGAAAGGAACGGCCTGTGCCAGTTTTTTGTTTGCGACCCCAGGCAAGGGCTTAAAGTCACACTGGCATCGCTGGACAACTCATGACGGTTTTATCCCTCGCACAGGTTGGCATCATGTTGCTGTCATCTACGAGTTTGGCAAACCCGAGAGCGTCCAAGGTTGGATCGACGGCAAGCAACTGCCTGGTGCCTGGGACATGGGTGGACCAACAACCGTGCCCCCTTTCGTCGATGATGACAGCGTTTGGATCGGATCTGCATTGAACGGTAGTGCCTCGAATTCGTTTCGCGGATATCTGGATGCCGTCGCACTTCATCGCGTGGCACTTGATGGGGAAACGCTCAAGAAGCGATTCCATCGTGTTGGTGAAGCTCCGAAGCCGGAACCGGTACCTGAGTCGATGCCGAAACTTGGCGAACTTCCCGCGGATCGCGTCACGGTCACGTTCCACGAAGGGATGCCGTCTCATACCCGGTGGCTTGATTTCGATGAAGACTATCCGGCCGAAGCCGACCGCTGGGAAACCACCGAGTTCCTCACACCACGGCTTCCGTTACGTTATGACAACTGGGGAATTCGTGATAGTTGGAACGCACCGGTATTGGTACGCATGGCGGCAGATGTTGCTTTGCCGGAAGGCGAGCAAACGTTTCTTCTGCGTGCACGAGGACTCAGCCGACTGTGGGTCGACGGAAAGCTTGTCGCCAAGACGGGTGCTCTGCAAGGCTCACCAAGCGGAGAGGAGCCCATCACCCCCGTCGCCGATCCTCCCCTGCCCGGTCATCGGATCAAGCAGCATCGTCTACACGAAGAGAAGGGAACTTTTCAGACCTCCAACAAGGGTACGCACCGCGTTGTCGTTGAGACGATGGCCGGTGGCAAGAAATTCCGAGCTGAGCCAGGAGAGTTTACCGTTGCGATTCTTTCCCAGGACGGTAAGCAGTATCACGTGCTTGGCCCTGTGGGAAGCCCCGATGCCCCGCTTCCATTGACGGATGAGGCGTTCGAAGGTGCGCTGGAGCGCATCGAGAGCTCGCTGGCATCGCACGATGACCATAACCGACGCAAGGCCACCAAGTCGCGGGATACCTTTTGGGAAAAACGGCATCGATTGGCCAAGCAGTGGGCCGAAGGCAACCCAGGCCCAGCGATTCCAAGCAGCGCGTCAGCCACCAATCCGATCGATGCATTCATTGCCAGTCGAATTGAACAGGCCAAGGCCGCTGTCAAAGGAACATCACCGGACGAAGCGAAACAGTTTCATTCCGAGGTTCTGCCGATCTTGCGAAGCGAGTGCTTCCGTTGCCACAGCGAAAAGGATTCAGGCGGGCTGCAGTTGAACTCACGCGAGATGGCGGTTGGCGGTGGTTATTCTGGGCCTGCGATTGTGCCTGGAGATGCCTCTGCCAGTGAGATGATGATCCGCATTCGCCACGAAGATGCCGATATGCGGATGCCACCAACTGGCAAGCCACTTTCCTCCGAGCAGATGAAGACCCTGGAAACATGGATTAACGAGGGTGCGAAATGGCCGGAGCTCCCCCTATCGGCGGAAGAAACGGAGCTTTCGCCGGTTGTTGGCGATGCCAAGTTTATCCGCAGGGCCTATCTCGATACGGTGGGTGTGATTCCTACGGAGGAAGAAGTACGGGCCTTTCTTAGCGACAACTCGTCGGACAAGCGTGCCAAACTGATTGATCGCCTATTGGAAGATCCACGTTGGGCCGACCATTGGGTCAGTTACTGGCAAGACGTGTTGGCCGAGAACCCAACATTGATCAACGCGACGCTGAATGCTAGCGGCCCATTTCGTTGGTTCCTACACGATGCGTTGCGTGACGATAAATCACTCGATCGGATGGTTACTGAGTTGATGATGATGCGAGGTAGTCCGGAAGATGGTGGTAGCGCCGGTTTCGCGAAAGCCGCACAGAACGATTCTCCCTTTGCCGCAAAGGGGCATGTCGTCGCCAATGCGTTCCTGGGGATAGAACTGCAATGTGCTCGCTGCCACGACTCCCCTTATCACAGCACAACGCAAGAGGATCTCTACTCCATCGCGGCAATGTTCGCCAGGAAGCCTCTTTCCGTTCCCAAATCGAGTTCGGTTCCGGTCGCGTTCTTTGAGAGCCAGGATCGTGAACCACTGATTGAAGTGACGCTTAAACCTGGTCAGGCGGTCCAGCCCCAGTGGCCCTTCTCGGATGAGACTGGCATCGAGGATGGCGAATCCTTGGCGGCCTATCTTGAGGACGAAAAGGATAGCCGCGAGCGATTGACGGCGCTGGTAACTGCCCCTGAGAACGAGCGTTTTGCCGAAGTATCGGTCAACCGCATCTGGCGGCGACTAATCGGTGCTGGAATCGTTGAACCGCCACACGACTGGGAAGGAGCAAAGCCAAGTCATCCGAAACTGTTGAAGTGGTTAGCCCGCGACTTTGTTGCTAGTGGATACAGCGTTAAACATACCACGCGTCTGATCATGAACTCGAGTCTCTACCAACGTGAGGCGACAGGTAACCAGCAGGATGCCGATCCCACTCGGCGTTTGTTCAACGCTCCGCAGCGTCGCCGGATGACTGCCGAACAGATCGTCGACTCGTTTTACGAAGGGGCTGGTAAAGAGATCAACGTCGAGATGCTAACACTTGATCCGGATGGTCGTCGTCCGGCCAGCAATCGAAACAATCTGGGCTGTGTCGAACGTGCCTGGATGCTGGCAAGTATCTCGAATGAACGCGACCGGCCTAGTTTGACGCTTCCTCGAGTTTCAGTCATCGACGACGTGATGGTTGCCTTCGGCTGGTCAGCCGAACGGCAGATTCCTCGCACCGATCGCGAGACCGATCCGAACGTGCTTCAGCCAGCGGTGATCGCCAACGGCACGATGACCGTTTGGCTGACTAGGGCATCCCACGAAAGCCCTCTGGCAGATTTGGCCGTTGAAGCCAAGTCGCCTGAGCAATTGGTCGATTCGGTCTTCCTGCGGTTCCTAAGTCGAATGCCAAGTGAACAGGAACGGGCACTGTTTGCCGATGTACTTCGCGATGGCTTCGATAAGCGACTGGTTCCCAAAGATCAGATTAAAGAGCCGGTACCGCTTGAGCGTCTTCCGCAAGTGACGTGGTCGAACCATTTGCGTTCAGACGCCAATACGATTCAACAGGAACATGCTCGCCGAGCACGAGTTGGACCGCCTGCCGACCCACGGCTTCAGCCTCAGTGGCGAGAGGTCTACGAAGATATGGTGTGGAGTGTGGTAAACCTGCGAGAATTCGTCTGGATGCCATAA
- a CDS encoding sulfatase-like hydrolase/transferase, which yields MRYSLNCKCTLTGIACLLLGILVRPALANAPDLPKPPNVLLLVADDLGYAELGCQGNAVVKTPQIDAFSREAVRCTQAYVTAPNCSPSRAGFLTGRIPLRFGYEFNPIGARNEDPQTGLPNKQQTIAEYLHDAGYTTGLVGKWHLGGAADFHPQRHGFDEFFGFLHEGHYFVPSPWNETTTWIRRKGLPQGKQGRYEVSPQLIYSSHMGHDEPDYDANNPVLREGQPVVEEAYFTDAITREATSFIERYQTSPWFLYVAYNAVHSPLQAKNDTLALFKDEDDIHRRIFLAMLYDLDRSVGQILQTLEKTGQSENTLVVFFSDNGGPTKETTASNLPLRDGKGSMYEGGIRVPFLIRWPGQVEGGSVSDSIISTLDLFPAITGMIGNKSQVELDGINIASVIRNPELASDRTLYWRQGKRAALRQGRWKIVAPNGHNSEDKWQLFDLQDDPSEQNDLSTSQDHHKMMKGLLRKWETLNQEMAEPLF from the coding sequence ATGCGATATTCCCTCAATTGCAAATGCACTCTGACCGGCATTGCCTGCCTACTATTGGGTATTCTGGTGAGGCCAGCATTGGCCAATGCGCCAGATCTGCCAAAACCGCCCAACGTGTTGCTCTTGGTCGCCGATGACCTTGGATATGCCGAGCTTGGCTGCCAAGGAAATGCCGTCGTAAAAACGCCACAAATTGACGCTTTTAGTCGGGAGGCTGTGCGATGTACGCAAGCCTACGTGACGGCTCCCAATTGCAGCCCGTCGCGGGCTGGGTTTCTAACCGGTCGAATTCCGCTGCGATTTGGCTATGAGTTCAATCCTATCGGTGCCCGCAACGAAGACCCGCAAACAGGGCTGCCCAACAAGCAACAAACCATAGCGGAATACCTGCACGATGCCGGGTACACAACTGGTCTGGTTGGCAAGTGGCATCTCGGTGGAGCAGCCGACTTTCATCCGCAGCGGCATGGCTTCGACGAGTTCTTCGGCTTTCTGCATGAGGGTCACTATTTTGTCCCTAGTCCGTGGAACGAGACGACCACTTGGATCCGTCGCAAAGGGCTTCCGCAGGGGAAACAAGGTCGGTACGAAGTTTCTCCACAACTGATCTACTCATCGCATATGGGGCATGACGAACCGGACTACGATGCGAATAACCCTGTACTTCGCGAAGGACAACCGGTTGTCGAGGAAGCTTACTTTACCGACGCGATCACCCGCGAGGCGACCTCCTTCATCGAGCGATACCAAACGAGCCCTTGGTTTCTTTATGTTGCCTACAATGCGGTGCACAGTCCGCTGCAAGCCAAAAACGACACGTTGGCCCTCTTCAAGGATGAAGACGATATCCATCGCCGCATCTTCCTGGCCATGCTTTATGACCTGGACCGAAGTGTCGGACAGATTCTGCAGACGCTTGAGAAGACAGGTCAAAGTGAAAACACGTTGGTCGTTTTCTTCAGCGACAACGGCGGACCGACCAAAGAAACGACCGCCAGCAATCTTCCGCTGCGTGATGGCAAAGGCAGCATGTACGAAGGAGGGATTCGCGTTCCGTTTCTGATTCGCTGGCCGGGTCAGGTCGAAGGGGGATCGGTATCCGATTCGATTATCAGTACGCTTGATCTCTTTCCTGCGATTACTGGCATGATCGGCAACAAGTCACAGGTCGAATTAGACGGCATCAACATCGCGAGTGTCATCCGCAATCCCGAATTGGCAAGCGATCGAACGCTTTATTGGCGACAAGGAAAGCGTGCCGCACTGCGACAAGGCCGTTGGAAAATCGTCGCTCCCAACGGACACAACTCGGAGGACAAGTGGCAATTATTCGATTTGCAGGATGACCCATCGGAACAGAATGATCTCTCAACGAGTCAGGATCATCACAAAATGATGAAGGGCCTATTAAGGAAATGGGAGACCCTTAATCAAGAGATGGCGGAGCCCCTTTTCTAA
- a CDS encoding helix-turn-helix domain-containing protein, with product MNLVELAERIRSLRIDQRLTLEEVASRTGLTRSWLSKVENFRVTPSLPALAEIAKALGVPTSKLVEGLDEKPSLTMVRKNERKVIERDQSEANTSIYESLAHRRKSRSMDPFMITIPPGVAREEALPHLGEEFLLVQSGNVDFEYDGDVFKLQSGDSLYFDASVPHRLVNSYKKQAVVLCIFQSPQA from the coding sequence ATGAACCTCGTAGAACTTGCTGAACGAATCCGCTCTCTCCGCATCGACCAACGCTTAACGTTGGAAGAGGTAGCGTCACGCACCGGGCTAACACGCAGTTGGCTATCGAAGGTTGAAAACTTTCGCGTCACGCCCTCTCTGCCGGCCTTAGCCGAGATTGCCAAGGCATTGGGAGTTCCGACTTCCAAATTGGTAGAAGGGCTGGATGAGAAGCCCTCGCTAACCATGGTTCGCAAGAACGAGCGAAAGGTCATCGAAAGAGACCAGTCGGAGGCAAATACCTCAATCTATGAGTCGCTGGCCCATCGCCGCAAATCTCGCTCGATGGATCCGTTCATGATCACGATTCCCCCAGGGGTTGCCCGTGAAGAGGCCTTGCCCCACCTGGGCGAGGAGTTTCTGCTAGTCCAGTCTGGGAATGTCGACTTTGAGTACGATGGCGATGTCTTCAAGCTCCAATCTGGAGACAGTCTCTATTTCGACGCCAGCGTTCCCCATCGCTTGGTAAACTCGTACAAGAAGCAAGCCGTCGTGCTTTGTATCTTCCAATCACCGCAAGCCTAG